The DNA region ATGGAGAGTTTCACCCTCGTGGGTGTGTACAGGTAAGAAGAGGGGACTCACGGTGGGAGAGAGGTCCCTCTGGGACAGCCGGGCCTCACTGAGCCGTCGCTCCTGTTCCACCTCTTCCTGGGCCTGCGTCATGGCTGGCTTCAGCCAGTGCTGCACGTCCAGGCCAGCCCCCTGCAGCAGGGCCAGGCGGGCAGCCCCCTTCACCTGGCTTACCTGGCATGGGGAAGAAGTGTCAGTTAAGGCTATGGCCTGCCTGGGCCTGCCTCTGAAGTGATTGGAAGCTTGCCAACTCTGTCTACCTTCCACCTCCTGCCTCCCCTCACCCCATCATCAGAGGAATGGAGGGCAGGGGCTCGGACAGTGGGCTGGCGAAGTTGCCTGAGTAGGTGGGTCTAGCCCCGGGGACTGTGTCTCACCTGTGCCCGTCGGATGCTCTCCCTCACTTCCTGCAGCCGCTGTTCTATGACTGGAGCCTCCCGCTCTGGAGCCTGCTGCTGCCTCTGTTCCAACCGTTGTAACAcctgtggggaggggagaggacaagAGTGGATGGGGACATCTGGCCCTTTGCTGGTTGCTTCACATGTATTATGTCATTTGATCTTGCCTATGAGAAGGGGGCCATTATTAGCCTCAATTTagtgatgaggaaactgagatccagagaggtgaagtcactCCCTCACCGAGGTTTACATAACTAGGAAGCAACagagtgggatttgaacccaggtcagtCTATCTCCAAAAgctatgctcttaaccactgtgccACACTGTTGGCTTAAAACACCTTTCCATCCCTTCCTGCCTTTAGCCCCCTGACTCTGCCCCCCATGACTCCAGGATCCCCGTCCCCCAGCCCTTCTTGCCTACTCCCAACACCTGCGCCCCCCCCACCTCACCCGATGCCCATGGTTCTGGATCTTGTAATCGCGGGCAGCTCGGCTCGTCCAACGCTGAACCTCCTTCTCCAGGCCACTCACCCCAGCCATACTTCCTGCTCCTCCCTCCAGCTCCAGAACACACACCTGAATGGAACAGAGGGTAGGGGGCTATGAGAGGACCTGATGccactccctctctcttcccattctctccagtccccttctctttcttctctctgtcctGGTCTCCAGGGACAGGGGCAAAGAGGTAGGGACACATGTCTGTGTCCACTGACATAAGTGTTGTATTCGTGTGGACACAGAGAGTACCAGAAATTGAGAGCATGTTGAGGGACAGAGGCGGAATGAAGAGAACAAGAGCAGTGAAGTGACTGAAAGGTGAAATGAGGTGTGTTCATTTGTGCTCCCAGCGGGAGGGAGGTGAATTGGAGCTCTGAAACCCCCTAGCCAAGGTTTAACAGTGGCTAAGTTACTACCAGAACAAGGGTAACGGCGAAGGAAGCCTAAACCACATTTGGTCTGGTTCCAACAAGCAGCGAGGTCTCACCTGATCAGTCCCTGCTGGCTGAAACTGCTGAGGTGGAGGGGGGGAAAATACTCCAGACTCCTGAAGAAGCTTCAGATCATGCTCCCAGCTTATCTGAGGATTGGAAAATGTCAGTCGCTCACTGGctctctctccaactttgtcCCCTCTTGGAAGAAAGAGGACCAGGTGAGAAGGAAACAGTAGAAATGCAGTAGAGTGGTCTAAATTAAGAGAGAAGGGTAAAGAAGATATCTGGGGGAGTTCTTACAGGGCACAGGCCTCACCTGGGAAGCTGCCTGCCCCCCATGGCGGGCCTGCTCCAAGGCCATCTCTGCGGCTTCCAGTTCAGTGTGGCTCAGTAAGGCCAGGGGGTCCCTCAAGTGCTCTGACAACTCACTAGCCAGGACCTAGAGAGAACACCAAGACATTGACATCACCATTTCCCCCAGGCCTCTGTTGCATAGCTGGCTCTCTGTCCAGTTTGGAAGGATGATGGGCATGGGGtatgggaggagagaaggaaaaaagcgTTATGATTGCTTCTAATAATAGGCTCTCATATGTATACAGCACTTAACAGTTTAAAAAACACTTTCACGTTATCTCCTTTGAACCCCATTACAGTCTTATAAGGTAGGCAGATCAGGGGTTATCcctgataaggaaactgaggctcagaggggttaaaAGTCTTGCACAATGTCACATAGTCAGCTAGAGGCAGAACATGAACCTAGGAATGTATCTTGTAGCCACTCTAAGTGGGCTAGGTCCCTGGCACCATCCAGTATGAGGAGTGGGAAGCAGAATGAGGTCTTCCCCACTGAGGGGCAAGGGGATCTGGGCTGAGACTGGCCTTGAGCAGGGCTGGCAGTTCCTCCTGGTAGTAGTGGTCAAGGTGGGCATTGGTGGCCACCAAGTTGAGCAGGTACTCATTGCGGGCTGCCCTCAGCTGCTGGGAGTACTGGGCTGACTGGGCAGACAGCTGGGAAAGGAAAACAAGTGTTGGCAGGGAGCCCTGGGCCCCAGGCCTCACAACTCCTGCTCAAAATCCTCTAGTGGCttctgcacatatttaaaataaaatccaaattgcTCCTTACCATGGTCTACCAGGTCCTACATGAGCTGGTCCCTGCAACCTTTCTGATCTCTTTTCACAGTTCTTGTCTCCTTGCTTAcagtgctccagccacactggccttctctcAGTTCTTTGAGCCTACAAAGTtattcccacctcagggcctttgcattcactgtttcctctgcctggaatgttcttcccctaGATCTTCTTGACACTCAGGCCACTGATTCAGACAGGCTTTCCCTCTAAATTACATTCCCTATTACCTTTCATGACAGcctcttgttttattttcatcttaacctgattatttatttactatttgttttccCCCAAACCAGCTGTGAGGTTCCCAAGGGCAGGAACTctactgtatccccagtgcctagtacAGAAGAGGTCCTTAATAACTTCAGGTTTAAGGTATAATTAAGAaaggtattatttccattttgtggatgaagaaaatgaggcccAAAAGATCAAGTAATTTAACCAAGGTCACCCGCCTAGGCAGTAGGGGAGCCTAAATTCAAACCTAGTCTCTCATGCTTATACCCCTGCATTCTGAACCACTAGAcaaccctgccccctccccatacCCTCATTCCCCAAACCTTGGTGCTGAGTTTCTGGAGACTGGTCCGAGTATGGAAGAGCCCGTGGTCACTTCGGTTCAGCCTGAGTTGGTGGGAAAGAGGATTCAGGGTCAGGTCCAGTCATGCCTTAGCTCTACCACTTCCCACCACCGCCCCTAATTCTCCACAACCCCACCTAGCCTGGACATCGGCTGCCTTCTCCTGTGCCAAGGCCCACACACGTTCCCGCTGTCCATACAGCTTCCGACTTCGGCTCAGCTCCCGGACAGACTGCAGCACTTCAGCCTGTGCTCTCTGGAGGTTTTCCGCTCCCTGGTGGCATGGACATATGAAGTCCTAACCCAGACCCCCTCAAGCCCCAAGCCAGCCCTTCCTTTGCCCCATTCACCAACATACCTTCCTCAGCACCTGCTCCTTGGCACTCCGTCCTGTGCCTCCTGCCAGGTCACGGTATCGATCGGATGCCTGGAGCCGGGCTTGGCCCCCAGCCACAGTGGCATCCAGCAGGCAGCGCCAGGCACCAAATACTGTCCTGCTCCTCCCCAGAGAAAATCTGTTTTGAAGAGGGGGCCACTCCAAAGcttcatgagaccccctcccccacaccatGGGGGAGAGAGTGCTTCCCCATCCCCCACACCTCCCCCCCTCCATGTCTGGGAGCCCATCAATCGATCAGCCCATTAGCTCAGCCACAAGGATCACTcatgccctccacccccacccacaatGTCCTTGCTGGGTCAGCTCCTCTTCTGCTGCTGTGTCAGCTCTACCTGCAGCACAAGTGCCCTCTCTCCTCACTGGGCCTTTACCCCCACAGGTTCCTGGGGTTGAGTTCCCCATCCCTTCTTAGCCCCTTTGACTCTCCCTTCATGGCACCCACCTGCTGTCCATCTCCCCACTCCGGTGCCCTTCCCTCTTCAGGAATGGCCCAGCCAGCTTCTGGAGTGCCTGGTGGGAAAGCCATCACAGACCCAGTTCTCTTTCAAAGGCCCTCCCCAAGTGGGAGAAAAGGGGATCAGAATGTAATAATACCATTCACTGAATACAAATCATGTGTCACTCACTTCAATAAATGCCTTGCCTTAATTAATTGAATCAATCCTTACCAACAATTCTACATGAAGTTAcagtatcattattattattcccattttacagagaaagaaactgcgGCCAAGCagttaagtaacttatccaaggccacacagctaataagtagcaCAGCAGGTATCTGACACCAAACCTACATTGACTCCAAGTATTTGCACTTGACCAGAATAGGCATACAGGATGTTGCTGGTGATGTAGAGGAGGCTGGAACAAAACAGAAGGTCCAGAGAAAGAAGTCCCATACCTGTCCATACTCCCGTTCAATGGCTGCCCTCTGCTTGCTGTAGGATCTGTGGATAttggggggaagggagaggtgtAGATTACTGCTTGCCCGTGTTCTCCCACCCTCGATCCTCTCTCTCCTCAGCCTGGACAGGGGAAGAGAGGAGTCAAGCCTGGAGTGTGACTGCACCCAGAGAGAATGGGACTGAAGAGAGAGGTCCTTGAGATCACCTCCGGAAGCCACAAACCAGACAACCTCACCTCATAGCTCAGAGCCCCAACAGAATCCTCCCCACCCCTGGAGGACCATCTGTGGGCTTGGAAGTGAGGACTGATGGGGGCCTGGGTACGGTGTCCAACAGCCTTCCATCAGGTCTGGAAGAGGGAAGGGGGATTGTGCCCTAAACGGGATTgtggggatggaggggatggcATGGGGTCAAGAGGTTTGAGGGAGGGTCcctgtgtgtttatgtgtgggggtgggtaggtgggGAACTATCCCATCCAGTATCTGGAGAGGCAGGCCTAGGGTAAGAACCGTAAATGGGCAGGTAGGAGGGCTgttctcccctgtcccctggcagAGAGATGTATGTTGGGAATGGGGCGGATCGCGTGACGGCGGGGTAGGGAATGCGTGGGGTCGACGGCTACCTGATGTCCTCCAGCAGATCAGCTTCCTTCTGCTGCCGTGTCTGAAAGTTGCTCAGCTGCTCCAGGAAGCGAAGTTTCACCTCCTGGGCCGGCTTCACCTGTGGGGGTAAGAGGAGGATGAAGGGCCTGGCGAGGGAACCTGAAGAACACAGCTCTAGGAGAGGTGAGGGGGCGGGGCCAGGGAGGGGCTGAGTTGTTTCCTCGGTTACTTCTTGCTTGGGCCCTGACCCCTTCCCACTCCCCATCCTCCACTACAGGCCGGATGTCCCTTTAGCCCTCTCTGCTCCCCCAGCCCGCCAGAAGCCCCCATTCCCCAGAGAAGCTCACTTTCCGAGGCGGCGGCTGCATCTCCGCTCCGGCCCAGGCAGCGACTCGACTCCGGAACTCAAGGAAGCCCCGCCCACGCCGACGCCCCGCCCCGGACTGCTCCGGCCCCGCCCACGCCTGGTCCGGCTACGCGCGCGGCGCCGCAGCGACGGGGGGCGGCAGAGGAGCCAACCCTCCGTTAGGGCTGTGAATACGCCGGAAGGGGCCCGGCCTCCGGGTGGACGCCGCGTccgctgggggctggggggatcCTTGGGCTTCTGAGTCAAGACGCCTGGGTTCTATTTCTAGTGGAGCCGCTGactcagcccctaattatttctAATCGGTCATTTACATATGCAGATCACCAATCCCGGCGCGAAGGAAGAGGAATGGTGAGGAGCTCAATGTGGGACCAGGGAAACTGAGTCACTGGACGCCTGAGCGAAGATGCAGCTGACAAAGGCAAGCAGGGCTGGTCCCAGACCAAAATTTTTCCCAATTCTCGCTGAACTGGAAAAGCCAGGGTGAGCTGGGTAAGAAAACGCCTGGAGGCCGGAAGGAACTAGGCCCAGAGGAAAAATATATCCTGGGCCTCAGTGGAAACTAAATGATACCAGCAAGTGGGCCTGAACTGGGAGATGCCGGAGTTGCTTTACAGCCCAGAAATTCCCTGTCACCTTTAGGATCTGCCTTTCAGGTTCAGCTGCTGCACTGCTTTCTGAAGATCCATGCCCCTTTGCCTCTGTCCCTTCACCTAAGTTCCCCTGGCTCAGGCCCCTGTCCCTGACATATCTAGCTGCTCACTGACACCTCCACTTGGGCATCTAACAGGCACCTCAAACTTTTAAAACAGCTCCTTCAACCTGGTCTTCCCCCAGGTATCATCTTTAATGGCACCACCCTCCATCCAGTTAGGAAAATCAGAAACCCGGAAGCCAGCCTTCATGATGCCCTTTGTCCCATCCCTACATTCCATCTATCAGCAAGTCCTGTGGGttccatttcaaaaaaaaaaaaaaaaaaaaaattagctcctGTTAACTCACTTGCCTCAATTTCCAAACCCACCACCCTGGTCCAAGCCTCCATTATCAATTTCCTGATCTAATAGCTGGTCTTCTTGCTTCCACTCTTGTCCCCTTACAACCCATTGTTCACATAGCAGCCAGaggtatctttttttaaaaaaaggagataagAGCTCATCAGTCACTCTCTTGCTTAAAACCTCAATGCTTCCCATTgcactcagaataaaatccaaatactCTACCTAGCATGGCCCACATGGCTATTCATGACTAGGTCCCTGCTGGTCTTTCCCACTTCAGCCCATactccccctccccactcacTGGGTTCCAGCCACTCCAGCCTCTTTGCTGTTCTTCCAACAGTACAAGTCCTCTCCCATTGCAGAGCCTTTACTTGCTGCTTTCCCTTTCTGGAAGTTCCTTCCCCCAGTGCTCCATGTCTAGCTTCTCATTTCTTCACAGAGGCCTTCCCCAGCCACCCAGTATGACAGCCACCTCCACAGCCACTCTCAAACACATCACATCACTTTGGTTTAATGTCTTCACAGCACTGAATTCACTTGTCCATGTATTTGTTTATGtggatgttttctattttctgttgtcCTTCTACAGGGAGGCTCCAATAGAGCCGGGACCTCATCTGTT from Choloepus didactylus isolate mChoDid1 chromosome 13, mChoDid1.pri, whole genome shotgun sequence includes:
- the FCHSD1 gene encoding F-BAR and double SH3 domains protein 1 isoform X2; the encoded protein is MQPPPRKVKPAQEVKLRFLEQLSNFQTRQQKEADLLEDIRSYSKQRAAIEREYGQALQKLAGPFLKREGHRSGEMDSRTVFGAWRCLLDATVAGGQARLQASDRYRDLAGGTGRSAKEQVLRKGAENLQRAQAEVLQSVRELSRSRKLYGQRERVWALAQEKAADVQARLNRSDHGLFHTRTSLQKLSTKLSAQSAQYSQQLRAARNEYLLNLVATNAHLDHYYQEELPALLKVLASELSEHLRDPLALLSHTELEAAEMALEQARHGGQAASQISWEHDLKLLQESGVFSPPPPQQFQPAGTDQVCVLELEGGAGSMAGVSGLEKEVQRWTSRAARDYKIQNHGHRVLQRLEQRQQQAPEREAPVIEQRLQEVRESIRRAQVSQVKGAARLALLQGAGLDVQHWLKPAMTQAQEEVEQERRLSEARLSQRDLSPTAEDAELSDFEECEEAGELFEEPAPPALTTRPFPCPAHVVFGYQAGREDELTITEGEWLEVIEEGDADEWVKARNQRGEVGFIPERYLNFSDFSLPEGGHDSGKPTAFLARALYGYTAQSAEELSFPEGALIRLLPRAQDGVDDGFWRGEFGGHVGVFPSLLVEELLGPPGPHELSDLEQTLPSPSPPSFSPPVPTSALDGPPAPVLPGDQLLDFPGPLDLMVPRLKPMRPPPPPPAKAPDPGHQEPLT
- the FCHSD1 gene encoding F-BAR and double SH3 domains protein 1 isoform X1, coding for MQPPPRKVKPAQEVKLRFLEQLSNFQTRQQKEADLLEDIRSYSKQRAAIEREYGQALQKLAGPFLKREGHRSGEMDSRFSLGRSRTVFGAWRCLLDATVAGGQARLQASDRYRDLAGGTGRSAKEQVLRKGAENLQRAQAEVLQSVRELSRSRKLYGQRERVWALAQEKAADVQARLNRSDHGLFHTRTSLQKLSTKLSAQSAQYSQQLRAARNEYLLNLVATNAHLDHYYQEELPALLKVLASELSEHLRDPLALLSHTELEAAEMALEQARHGGQAASQISWEHDLKLLQESGVFSPPPPQQFQPAGTDQVCVLELEGGAGSMAGVSGLEKEVQRWTSRAARDYKIQNHGHRVLQRLEQRQQQAPEREAPVIEQRLQEVRESIRRAQVSQVKGAARLALLQGAGLDVQHWLKPAMTQAQEEVEQERRLSEARLSQRDLSPTAEDAELSDFEECEEAGELFEEPAPPALTTRPFPCPAHVVFGYQAGREDELTITEGEWLEVIEEGDADEWVKARNQRGEVGFIPERYLNFSDFSLPEGGHDSGKPTAFLARALYGYTAQSAEELSFPEGALIRLLPRAQDGVDDGFWRGEFGGHVGVFPSLLVEELLGPPGPHELSDLEQTLPSPSPPSFSPPVPTSALDGPPAPVLPGDQLLDFPGPLDLMVPRLKPMRPPPPPPAKAPDPGHQEPLT
- the FCHSD1 gene encoding F-BAR and double SH3 domains protein 1 isoform X3, yielding MQPPPRKVKPAQEVKLRFLEQLSNFQTRQQKEADLLEDIRSYSKQRAAIEREYGQALQKLAGPFLKREGHRSGEMDSRFSLGRSRTVFGAWRCLLDATVAGGQARLQASDRYRDLAGGTGRSAKEQVLRKGAENLQRAQAEVLQSVRELSRSRKLYGQRERVWALAQEKAADVQARLNRSDHGLFHTRTSLQKLSTKLSAQSAQYSQQLRAARNEYLLNLVATNAHLDHYYQEELPALLKVLASELSEHLRDPLALLSHTELEAAEMALEQARHGGQAASQISWEHDLKLLQESGVFSPPPPQQFQPAGTDQVCVLELEGGAGSMAGVSGLEKEVQRWTSRAARDYKIQNHGHRVLQRLEQRQQQAPEREAPVIEQRLQEVRESIRRAQVSQVKGAARLALLQGAGLDVQHWLKPAMTQAQEEVEQERRLSEARLSQRDLSPTAEDAELSDFEECEEAGELFEEPAPPALTTRPFPCPAHVVFGYQAGREDELTITEGEWLEVIEEGDADEWVKARNQRGEVGFIPERYLNFSDFSLPEGGHDSGKPTAFLARALYGYTAQSAEELSFPEGALIRLLPRAQDGVDDGFWRGEFGGHVGVFPSLLVEELLGPPGPHELSDLEQTNSWTSLDPWT